The following proteins are co-located in the Halictus rubicundus isolate RS-2024b chromosome 1, iyHalRubi1_principal, whole genome shotgun sequence genome:
- the LOC143359213 gene encoding PTB domain-containing engulfment adapter protein 1 isoform X1, which yields MRNSTLLKWAQNSANSKNQTSKNGTTRNWIHPPDALQKGHIAYLVKYLGSTEVDQPKGIDVVKEAICKLKFNQQLRKSEGTKTPKVELTISIDGVAIQEPKSKTSPKSIVSFQRIMHQYPLHRISYCADDKGEKKFFSFIAKEEDAERHTCFVFVSDKLAEEITLTIGQAFDLAYRRFLETSGKDLETQRRCMVLQQKIKRLEHENNVYRQRLQDIAAIKGSADVSAYLSQHNLPDILHVPGASGETTQVNGTSNKSSLNTSNDTNGNTPNGSQPPPVPPRSFEKTFDDNFMGSEPTPTPSVGTKLEGLLMDEFEEDFNPRAYETASNGTTNHQTNHNPLLNGQISPSNNFFSQSNGTTSPPPLLAPPPKAKDSRRQNGVKEDLFGSIPFNPPPPMNTKNDFNDPFEMGEFGAPTTISNPSQQELENAIGLLDKKLLEMKDGFSRGLSIDTDDFSLESLDPLRN from the exons ATGAGGAACTCAACGCTATTGAAATGGGCGCAGAACTCGGCGAATAGTAAAAATCAAACGAGCAAAAATG GGACGACTAGGAACTGGATACACCCACCGGATGCGCTGCAAAAAGGCCACATCGCCTACCTGGTCAAG TACCTGGGCAGCACAGAGGTAGACCAACCCAAAGGCATCGATGTGGTGAAGGAAGCAATCTGCAAGCTGAAGTTCAATCAGCAGCTGAGGAAGAGTGAAGGAACGAAGACTCCAAAAGTCGAGTTGACCATCAGCATCGATGGAGTCGCTATTCAGGAGCCGAAGTCGAAAACGTCGCCGAAG TCGATTGTTTCTTTCCAGCGGATTATGCACCAGTACCCGCTGCACAGAATATCCTACTGCGCCGATGACAAGGGCGAGAAGAAGTTCTTCAGCttcatcgcgaaggaagaggACGCGGAAAGGCACACGTGTTTCGTGTTTGTCAGTGACAAACTGGCCGAGGAAATAACGCTGACGATTGGTCAGGCGTTTGATTTAGCGTACAGGCGGTTTTTGGAGACCTCGGGGAAGGATTTGGAGACGCAGAGGCGATGTATGGTTCTACAGCAGAAGATCAAGCGGCTCGAGCATGAGAATAATGTGTATCGTCAGCGGTTGCAGGACATTGCCGCTATCAAAGGCTCG GCGGATGTGTCGGCATACTTGTCGCAGCACAACCTACCGGATATCCTACACGTTCCTGGGGCATCGGGCGAGACAACGCAGGTGAACGGTACCAGCAACAAATCTTCTTTGAACACGAGCAACGACACCAATGGAAATACGCCGAACGGGTCCCAACCACCGCCGGTTCCTCCGAGAAGTTTTGAGAAGACCTTCGATGACAACTTCATGGG AAGTGAGCCAACTCCCACGCCATCGGTTGGCACCAAACTGGAAGGACTGCTGATGGACGAGTTCGAGGAAGATTTTAATCCAAGAGCATACGAAACCGCATCGAATGGCACAACCAATCATCAAACGAACCATAATCCTCTTCTGAATGGACAGATATCTCCGAGTAACAATTTCTTCTCCCAGAGTAACGGGACTACAAGTCCACCTCCATTGT TGGCTCCACCACCGAAGGCGAAGGACTCCAGACGCCAAAACGGAGTGAAGGAGGATTTGTTTGGCAGCATTCCCTTCAACCCACCGCCGCCAATGAAtactaaaaatgattttaatgatCCGTTCGAGATGGGCGAGTTTGGGGCACCCACAACGATTTCCAATCCGAGCCAGCAGGAGTTGGAAAACGCTATTGGTCTTTTAGATAAGAAACTACTTGAGATGAAG GATGGTTTTAGTAGAGGCCTATCCATCGACACGGATGACTTCTCGTTGGAAAGCTTGGACCCCCTACGGAACTGA
- the LOC143359213 gene encoding PTB domain-containing engulfment adapter protein 1 isoform X2 produces MRNSTLLKWAQNSANSKNQTSKNGTTRNWIHPPDALQKGHIAYLVKYLGSTEVDQPKGIDVVKEAICKLKFNQQLRKSEGTKTPKVELTISIDGVAIQEPKSKTSPKRIMHQYPLHRISYCADDKGEKKFFSFIAKEEDAERHTCFVFVSDKLAEEITLTIGQAFDLAYRRFLETSGKDLETQRRCMVLQQKIKRLEHENNVYRQRLQDIAAIKGSADVSAYLSQHNLPDILHVPGASGETTQVNGTSNKSSLNTSNDTNGNTPNGSQPPPVPPRSFEKTFDDNFMGSEPTPTPSVGTKLEGLLMDEFEEDFNPRAYETASNGTTNHQTNHNPLLNGQISPSNNFFSQSNGTTSPPPLLAPPPKAKDSRRQNGVKEDLFGSIPFNPPPPMNTKNDFNDPFEMGEFGAPTTISNPSQQELENAIGLLDKKLLEMKDGFSRGLSIDTDDFSLESLDPLRN; encoded by the exons ATGAGGAACTCAACGCTATTGAAATGGGCGCAGAACTCGGCGAATAGTAAAAATCAAACGAGCAAAAATG GGACGACTAGGAACTGGATACACCCACCGGATGCGCTGCAAAAAGGCCACATCGCCTACCTGGTCAAG TACCTGGGCAGCACAGAGGTAGACCAACCCAAAGGCATCGATGTGGTGAAGGAAGCAATCTGCAAGCTGAAGTTCAATCAGCAGCTGAGGAAGAGTGAAGGAACGAAGACTCCAAAAGTCGAGTTGACCATCAGCATCGATGGAGTCGCTATTCAGGAGCCGAAGTCGAAAACGTCGCCGAAG CGGATTATGCACCAGTACCCGCTGCACAGAATATCCTACTGCGCCGATGACAAGGGCGAGAAGAAGTTCTTCAGCttcatcgcgaaggaagaggACGCGGAAAGGCACACGTGTTTCGTGTTTGTCAGTGACAAACTGGCCGAGGAAATAACGCTGACGATTGGTCAGGCGTTTGATTTAGCGTACAGGCGGTTTTTGGAGACCTCGGGGAAGGATTTGGAGACGCAGAGGCGATGTATGGTTCTACAGCAGAAGATCAAGCGGCTCGAGCATGAGAATAATGTGTATCGTCAGCGGTTGCAGGACATTGCCGCTATCAAAGGCTCG GCGGATGTGTCGGCATACTTGTCGCAGCACAACCTACCGGATATCCTACACGTTCCTGGGGCATCGGGCGAGACAACGCAGGTGAACGGTACCAGCAACAAATCTTCTTTGAACACGAGCAACGACACCAATGGAAATACGCCGAACGGGTCCCAACCACCGCCGGTTCCTCCGAGAAGTTTTGAGAAGACCTTCGATGACAACTTCATGGG AAGTGAGCCAACTCCCACGCCATCGGTTGGCACCAAACTGGAAGGACTGCTGATGGACGAGTTCGAGGAAGATTTTAATCCAAGAGCATACGAAACCGCATCGAATGGCACAACCAATCATCAAACGAACCATAATCCTCTTCTGAATGGACAGATATCTCCGAGTAACAATTTCTTCTCCCAGAGTAACGGGACTACAAGTCCACCTCCATTGT TGGCTCCACCACCGAAGGCGAAGGACTCCAGACGCCAAAACGGAGTGAAGGAGGATTTGTTTGGCAGCATTCCCTTCAACCCACCGCCGCCAATGAAtactaaaaatgattttaatgatCCGTTCGAGATGGGCGAGTTTGGGGCACCCACAACGATTTCCAATCCGAGCCAGCAGGAGTTGGAAAACGCTATTGGTCTTTTAGATAAGAAACTACTTGAGATGAAG GATGGTTTTAGTAGAGGCCTATCCATCGACACGGATGACTTCTCGTTGGAAAGCTTGGACCCCCTACGGAACTGA
- the Clic gene encoding chloride intracellular channel protein 5 has protein sequence MADDSHENGTSNGEVPEIELIIKASTIDGRRKGACLFCQEYFMDLYLLAELKTISLKVTTVDMQKPPPDFRTNFQATPPPILIDNGDAILENEKIERHIMKNIPGGHNLFVQDKEVATLVENLFSKLKLLLLNAKDKDKDPKSSSLMAHLRKIDEHLGRKGTRFLTGDTMCCFDCELMPRLQHIRVAGKYFADFEIPETLVHLWRYMHHMYRLDAFLQSCPADQDIINHYKLQQSMKMKKHEELETPTFTTSIPIEVNDD, from the exons ATGGCGGACGACAGCCACGAGAACGGCACCAGCAACGGCGAGGTGCCCGAGATCGAGCTGATCATCAAG GCATCGACCATCGATGGACGTAGGAAGGGTGCCTGCCTCTTCTGTCAGGAATACTTCATGGACCTGTACCTTCTCGCGGAGTTGAAGACGATCTCCCTGAAGGTGACCACCGTGGACATGCAGAAACCACCGCCAGATTTTCGCACGAATTTCCAGGCGACCCCGCCGCCGATTCTAATCGACAACGGGGACGCCATTTTGGAGAACGAGAAGATCGAACGACACATCATGAAGAACATTCCCGGTGGGCACAACCTCTTCGTGCAGGACAAAGAAGTGGCTACCCTCGTCGAAAATTTGTTCAGT AAATTGAAGTTGTTACTACTGAACGCGAAGGACAAGGACAAAGACCCAAAGTCGTCGTCGCTGATGGCACACCTGCGGAAAATCGACGAGCATTTAGGTCGCAAAGGGACGCGTTTCCTCACCGGGGACACGATGTGCTGTTTCGATTGCGAACTGATGCCGCGGCTGCAACACATCAGGGTCGCCGGCAAGTACTTCGCCGATTTCGAGATCCCGGAGACCCTGGTGCATCTGTGGCGGTATATGCACCACATGTACAGGCTGGACGCCTTCTTGCAAAGCTGCCCGGCTGACCAAGACATTATTAACCATTACAAGCTGCAGCAG AGTATGAAGATGAAGAAGCACGAGGAGCTGGAGACCCCAACGTTCACGACCAGTATCCCAATCGAGGTCAACGACGACTAG